From one Musa acuminata AAA Group cultivar baxijiao chromosome BXJ2-6, Cavendish_Baxijiao_AAA, whole genome shotgun sequence genomic stretch:
- the LOC135614885 gene encoding uncharacterized protein LOC135614885, whose amino-acid sequence MGSKCHMEGGDRIHAKASKVGVLDWGLLERWKYHQKCVARRGTKRSNSVNNRSPLLHTFGSSTQCTGSTCRALPKQEEFAYKTKEIVVSRHLTSFNDADTADMKSMCSDVCFHMDFGILHPPSSIINGQTSAPGAKATETQAHRPENAEKLQGYPRDLDFMGNWQQLCHDTSNLWDHLQASAQIRRNSFESYFDGAKSLSLCHLDNAKDIKGSPHIDTLNTFRPETEISTKKSTEKGKESSNHQLSVRPTWMIRSASSRDGSSAPVLVRPFNGSKEASSRRSPLRRMFDTLLKPKNLSEKGGNLTYKEPDKTKHALLQLAWENGQPMFMFSSTYGDVLAAMLTQQSETEKDDLECIYTIHCIQQREKKSGAWIGLGRKSGKHQLVSDATGRMNVFRSRNYDAKSHQVTREFVLLGAEPTPPSHGPVDFSLNSELAAIVVNVPEEMAEDNTVIVLPGGTHGSSTDAKPPSLIERWRSGGACDCGGWDEGCRLTVLSKSFLQGGGSRANGHVFRMVSLKEGLYRVEFGTSIAWLQAFAIGLAIVHGKNPTNNSGEPKWLLERTVTRRHAGKTEAIVQGASPTSYVPYCPPLSPVGRA is encoded by the exons ATGGGAAGCAAATGCCACATGGAGGGAGGTGATAGAATTCATGCAAAGGCTTCGAAAGTTGGAGTTCTTGACTGGGGATTGCTCGAGAGATGGAAGTACCATCAGAAATGTGTGGCTCGTCGGGGAACCAAAAGATCAAACTCTGTCAACAACAGATCCCCATTGCTGCATACTTTTGGGTCGTCTACCCAGTGTACTGGAAGCACATGCAGAGCTCTTCCTAAGCAAGAAGAATTTGCTTACAAAACGAAAGAGATTGTTGTCTCTCGACATCTCACAAGCTTTAATGATGCAGATACTGCAGATATGAAGTCCATGTGCTCTGATGTGTGCTTCCATATGGACTTTGGAATTTTACATCCACCTTCCAGCATCATTAATGGTCAAACCTCAGCTCCTGGAGCAAAAGCCACAGAGACCCAAGCCCATCGACCAGAAAATGCAGAGAAGCTCCAAGGCTATCCTCGTGATCTAGATTTCATGGGCAATTGGCAGCAGCTATGTCATGATACTAGTAATTTGTGGGATCATCTTCAAGCCAGTGCTCAGATCAGACGTAATAGTTTTGAGTCATATTTCGATGGTGCCAAAAGCTTGTCACTTTGCCATCTTGACAACGCTAAGGACATCAAAGGATCTCCCCATATTGATACACTCAATACTTTTCGACCAGAGACTGAAATCTCTACTAAGAAATCAACCGAGAAGGGAAAGGAATCGTCCAATCATCAGTTAAGTGTCAGGCCAACATGGATGATTCGAAGTGCTAGCTCAAGGGATGGTTCCTCTGCACCAGTACTGGTGAGACCATTTAATGGCAGTAAGGAAGCGTCAAGTAGGCGTAGTCCACTGAGGAGGATGTTTGACACTTTGCTGAAGCCAAAGAACCTAAGTGAGAAGGGTGGAAATCTGACATATAAAGAACCTGATAAAACCAAACACGCTCTTCTCCAACTTGCTTGGGAAAATGGGCAGCCTATGTTTATGTTCTCATCCACATACGGTGATGTTCTTGCAGCAATGTTGACACAGCAAAGCGAAACAGAGAAGGATGATTTGGAATGCATTTACACAATACACTGCATTCAACAACGTGAGAAGAAATCAGGAGCTTGGATTGGATTGGGAAGGAAGAGCGGGAAGCATCAGCTGGTATCTGATGCCACTGGCAGGATGAACGTTTTCAGATCGAGAAACTATGATGCCAAAAGTCATCAAGTCACAAGAGAGTTTGTGTTGCTTGGTGCTGAACCAACACCACCATCTCATGGGCCTGTTGATTTCTCATTGAACAGCGAGCTGGCTGCCATTGTTGTCAATGTTCCAGAAGAAATGGCAGAAGATAATACAGTAATTGTCCTTCCTGGTGGAACTCATGGCTCTTCAACTGATGCCAAACCGCCATCTTTGATCGAGAGATGGAGATCAGGAGGAGCATGCGACTGCGGAGGTTGGGATGAGGGTTGCAGGCTGACTGTTCTAAGCAAAAGCTTCCTTCAG GGAGGAGGATCGCGGGCAAATGGACATGTCTTCCGAATGGTTTCTTTGAAGGAGGGACTGTATAGAGTTGAGTTTGGGACGTCCATCGCATGGCTTCAGGCTTTCGCAATAGGTTTAGCGATCGTTCACGGAAAGAATCCCACCAATAACTCCGGCGAGCCAAAATGGTTGCTGGAACGAACGGTCACGCGTCGTCATGCCGGGAAGACTGAAGCAATAGTCCAAGGGGCGTCTCCGACGAGCTATGTACCGTATTGTCCACCTCTTTCGCCTGTTGGAAGAGCTTAG
- the LOC135614886 gene encoding myricetin 3-O-rhamnoside 1,2-glucosyltransferase UGT709G2-like yields MADHVLVFPFPLQGHVNSMLKLAELLSLAGLHVTFLNTDHNLRLLARHSVAYARLDRSPRFRFRSIPDGFEDERRRSASRLLDLLESLQTRSVGPYKDLLLDLQHRDEDGYRGWPALTCVIADGIMTFAADVAREVGVPAMFFRTVSACSIWSYLCIPELLRTGELPFPDDADLDEPIRNVPGMEGFLRRRDLSIFCRNAKDSSDPRLRLVRTATADSVRARALILNTFESLEPCALEHIRSRCPVTYCIGPLHALLRTYYRLTSGSDHEEVRITASASLWQEDRSCMSWLDAQPGRSVVYVSFGSLTVMSPEDFTEFWLGLVNSGQRFLWVVRRDLVDGKELGEGAAAAGAIAAQLEKATRERGYLVEWVPQEEVLGHPAVGCFLTHSGWNSTLESLVAGVPMLCWPFFADQQTNSRFVGEVWRVGLDMKDMHGRDIVEKMVREMMEGNKAEELRTSAAKMAEMARDSVSSTGGSSFTAFEKLIQDIRSLRP; encoded by the exons ATGGCGGATCACGTGCTGGTGTTCCCGTTCCCGCTGCAGGGCCAtgtcaactccatgctgaagctgGCCGAGCTGCTCTCGCTGGCCGGCCTTCACGTCACCTTCCTCAACACCGACCACAACCTCCGCCTGCTCGCTCGCCACTCCGTCGCCTATGCGCGGCTGGACCGAAGTCCCAGATTCCGCTTCCGCTCGATCCCCGACGGATTCGAAGACGAGCGCCGCCGATCCGCGTCGCGCCTGCTTGATCTGTTGGAGTCGCTGCAAACGCGGTCCGTGGGCCCTTACAAGGATCTCCTGCTCGACCTCCAGCACCGAGATGAAGATGGTTACAGAGGATGGCCGGCCCTGACGTGCGTGATAGCCGATGGGATCATGACCTTCGCGGCCGACGTCGCGAGAGAGGTGGGAGTCCCCGCCATGTTCTTCCGCACGGTCAGCGCCTGCAGCATTTGGTCCTACTTGTGCATCCCGGAGCTGCTCCGGACTGGGGAGCTCCCTTTTCCAG ACGATGCTGATCTCGACGAGCCGATAAGGAACGTGCCGGGCATGGAGGGCTTCCTCCGCCGGAGGGACCTATCAATCTTCTGCAGGAATGCAAAGGACTCCAGCGATCCCAGACTCAGGCTCGTGCGCACCGCCACCGCCGACAGTGTCCGGGCGCGAGCGCTCATACTCAACACGTTCGAGTCCTTGGAGCCTTGCGCGTTGGAGCACATCCGCTCCCGCTGCCCCGTCACCTACTGCATCGGCCCTCTTCATGCCCTGCTCAGGACTTACTACCGATTGACTTCCGGGAGCGATCACGAAGAAGTACGCATCACGGCCTCCGCCAGCTTATGGCAGGAGGATCGGAGCTGCATGTCCTGGCTCGACGCGCAGCCCGGCAGGTCGGTGGTGTACGTGAGCTTCGGAAGCCTCACGGTGATGTCGCCCGAGGACTTCACCGAGTTCTGGCTCGGGCTGGTCAACAGCGGGCAACGGTTCCTGTGGGTGGTGAGGCGGGACCTGGTCGACGGAAAAGAGTTGGGCGAGGGAGCCGCCGCCGCCGGAGCGATAGCAGCGCAGCTGGAAAAAGCGACGAGGGAGAGGGGGTACCTGGTGGAGTGGGTACCGCAGGAGGAGGTACTGGGCCACCCAGCGGTGGGGTGCTTCCTGACGCACAGCGGATGGAACTCGACGCTGGAGAGCCTGGTGGCCGGCGTTCCCATGCTGTGCTGGCCATTCTTTGCGGACCAGCAGACCAACAGCAGGTTCGTGGGGGAGGTGTGGAGGGTAGGATTGGACATGAAGGACATGCACGGCAGGGACATCGTGGAGAAGATGGTGAGGGAGATGATGGAGGGAAACAAGGCAGAAGAGTTGAGGACATCCGCCGCTAAGATGGCGGAGATGGCAAGAGACAGCGTCTCCTCCACCGGCGGCTCATCCTTCACGGCATTCGAGAAGCTGATACAGGATATCAGATCTTTGAGACCCTAA